The following DNA comes from Frankia casuarinae.
CTGCCACAGTCGTGCTCATGAACTCTGCTCCCTGTGTTCGGAGTGTCCCGGGTGTTCGGAGTTGCCCGGGCGTCCCGGGGGTGACGCGCCGGCCGGCTCACCCGCCACCGCGCCGAAGCGACGGAAGCGCAGCCACCGCCGGTACACGAGCTCCTCCGGGCCGGCCAGTCCCAGCGTCGCCAGCGTCGCGCGCAGTGCGGCACCGACGAGCGCCGCGGCGTGGACGGGATCGGCCGCGGCACCGCCGTCAGGCTCGGGTACGACCCCGTCGACAATCCCGAGCTCCAGCAGCTGACGCGCGTCCACGCGCAGCGCCTCGGCAGCCTTCGGCGCGGCGGTCGCGTCCTTCCAGAGGATCGACGCGCATCCCTCCGGGCTGATCACCGAGTACACCGCGTTCGCGCACATCAGCACCCGGTCGGCGACCGCGAGCGCCAGCGCCCCGCCGCTGCCGCCCTCGCCGGTGACGACGGCGACAACCGGAACGGGCAGCGCCCCCATCAGGCGCAGGTTCTCGGCAATCGCGACCGACTGTCCCCGTTCCTCCGCCTCGACGCCGGGATGGGCGCCGGCGGTGTCGATGAAGGTGACCACCGGCAGGCCGAGCTTGGCCGCCAGCCGCATGACCCGCGCCGCCTTGCGGTACCCGGCGGGACTGGGCATGCCGAAGTTCCGCTCGCTGAGCTCCGCGACCGTGTGCCCCTTCTGGGTACCGATCACGGCCAGCCCGACTCCGCCCAACCGGCCGAGACCGGCGACCATCGCCGGGCAGTCGGCGGAGGCCCGGTCGCCGTGCAGCTCGTTGAAGTCGTCCAGCAGAAGCGAGATCAGGTCGAGGGTGGTCGGGCGCCCGAGCGCCCTGGCCTGCCGCACGGCGTCCCAGGGATGACGGACGGGCAGGTGGAGCACCTCGGTGATCACCCGCTCGGCTCCGTCATGCCCGTCGGACAGGCCGCCCCCGGCTGTGGCGCCCTCGGCCGTGGCGCCCTCGGCCACCTCATGAACGCCGGTGGCGACGCGCAGGAGCCGGGACAGCGCGGCCCGCAGGTCGCCACGGGGAACAATCATGTCCACGATTCCGTGGTTCAGCAGGAACTCCGCCGTCTGGAAGCCGGGCGGCAGCTTCTGGCGGATCGTCTGCTCGATCACCCGGGGACCGGCGAACCCGAGGCGGGCACCCGGCTCGGCGACGATGACATCACACAGAGTAGCGAATGAGGCTGCCACTCCCCCGAACGTCGGGTCGCTGATCAGTGCCACGGTGAGCACGCCCGCCTCGTCGAGCCGGCCGAGCATCTGGCTCGTCTTGGCCATCTGCATCAGCGACAGCAGGCCTTCCTGCATGCGGGCACCGCCGGAGGCGGTCACAATCACCAGCGGTGTGCGCTCGGCCAACGCCAACTCGCCCGCCCGGGTGATGGCCTCGCCGACGGCCGATCCCAGGCTGCCGCCCAGGAAACGGAAGTCCATCGCCGCGACGATCACCTCGGCGCCGTCGATGCGTCCCCGCGCGCAGACGACCGCCTCGGCCAGTCCGGTCCGCTCGCGGGCCTGGCGCACCCGGTCCGGATAGGGGGCCGAATCGGTGAAGCGCAGCGGATCGGGATCCGCGGGCACGGGCGTCGCCAGCTCGGACCATCCCGGGTCCAGCAGCTGGGCGAGCCGACTCGGGGCCGTCAGCGGCGCGTGCCAGCCGCACTCCGGGCAGACCCGGTTGGCTGCGAGGAACCGCTTGCCATAGAGAAGGGTCCGGCATCCCCCGCACAGATGCCAGGCGAGGCGGTCCGCGGTCGACTCCGCCTCGACGGCTGGCACGGGCACGGGCGCCGGCGCGGTCGTGCCCGCGGTGGCTCCGGTCGTGGGCGCGGTCACCGGGCACCCGCCGTCAGGACGTACCGGTGCGCCGGCGAGCTCTCGCGCGTGGCCGGCGGTCGGTAGGCGGCCGCCCGCGCCGGCAGCCGCACCCCGGCGAACCGCAGCGCCGCGGCCCGCCCGGTGTAGGCGGCGCCGAGCATCAGCTCACCCGCGACGTCCACCGCGCTGCGCCGGTCGACGTCCGCCAGGTAGCTGCCGGCCGCCCAGGTGTTGAAGGCGCCCAGGGACGGGCCGCACCAGATCTGGTAGTCGGTGATCCGGTCGGGCGCGGCGGAGATCGCCCAGCCCGAGGACAGCCCGAGATACCAGCGGAACACCAGCGCCATCCGTCTCTTCGGGTTGGCCTGCGCGCGTTCGATCTGCTCCGGGTCGCGCCGGCTGAAGTAGTCGACGGTGTCGGCCCATACCTCGTCCACGGACCGGCGCAGGACCGAACGCTCCAGCCAGTTCCGATCCTCCGCCGAAAGGTCGTCGAGGGAGTCGTGGGCGCGGTAGAGGTCGTACAGCCGGCGGCCCCGCCCGGCGAACATCGTGCCGCGGCGCAGGACCTGCACCTCGGCGCCGATCTCGAACATGTCGGAGGCCGGCGCCATGTCGATGTCGTTCGGGCCCGCCTTCGCCAGCAGCGCCCGCGCCGCCGCCGACTGACCGGACTCGACGCACGCCTGGTTCACCGAACCGGTGACGACGTAGGCTGCGCCGAGCGCGAACGCGGCGAACACCGCCGATGGCGTACCGATGCCACCCGCGGCTCCCACTCTCGGCGGGCGGCGGTAGCCGAGCTCGGCGGCGATCCGGTCGCGCACCGCGATGATCTCGGGGAGCAGGACCGGGAGCGGCCGGCGGTCGGTGTGGCCGCCGGAGTCCGCCTCGACGGTGATGTCGTCGGCCATCGGCACCGTGCGGGCGAGCGCGGCCTGCTCGGCGGTCAGGGTGCCATCCGCCACCAGCGGGCGCAGCAGCGCGTCCGGGGCGGGGCGCAGGAAGAGCTCGGCCACCTCCCCGCGGGAGACCTTGGCCACCACCCGGTGCCCGACGTGTACGCCGCCAGCGCCGCCCGGCCGCAGCCCCGCGGCCCGGTAGGCGACGATCTGCGGGGTCAGCTCCAGGAACGCGGACGCCTCCACGCAGGTCACCCCGTGGCGCAGGCAGGCGGCCAGGATGGCCCGTTCCAGCTCCAGCTCGTTCGGGCTGTGGATCAGATTGCAGGCGAAGGGCGCCGGGCCGAGCTCACGGCGGATCCGCCCAAGCGCGTCGTCGATCCGGTCGGGCAGCACGCCGGCCGCCCCGTACGTGGCGAGGAAGCCCGCCCGTGCCATCGCCACGACCAGCTCCGGCGAAGCGATGCCGTTCGCCATCGCGCCGGTCATGTAGGGCTGACGCACCCCGTAGTCGGTCAGGAAGGACGCGGCTCCCAGCCGCTCGGGGCGGGCCGGCGGCGCCACAGCCAGCACCGTCGCCCCCGCCGCGCGCAGGCTCGCCGGGTCGTCGGTGGCCGCGATCGCGCCGCCCTGTTCGCTCACCACGACGCAGGGCGCGTCCAGCCGGGCGAGCAGGTCGTGGATCTCCTGGGCGGATCGCGCGAGCCGCGGCCCGCCCGATCCAGGGCGCGGCGTCGCCGGCGCGCCACGGACCGTCGTTGTCGTCGTCACCATGATTGCGCTCCTCTACCGCGCGCTTCGGCGGCGATGTCGGTCAGTCCGTAGATACGCATACCGGGTTTCCAGACGCTGGCGTCCGCGACGACCCGTGCCCGGGCACCGTCGCGGCGGACGTCCTTGATGTGGACCTCCAGCGTCATCTCCCCGTCATCCGGGCGGATCTGGCCGCGGTAGCGCCAGCTCATCGGCAGCCCGGCCGGCACGACGAAGACCGGCTCGACGAGGTCGTCGGTCAGGCCCTCCTGGACCATCCACTCCTGCAGCGCCTGGATGACGGCCTCGACACCCAGCGAGCCGGGCATCACCGGGTCGAGCCAGAAGTGCCGCGCGAAGAACCAGTCGTCCGGGCTCGTGGGGCGGACGGCGTGCAGGTAACCGCGGCCGAAGTCGCCGCCGCCGTCCACCACCGTGATCTGGTCGAGCAGGGCCATGGCGCCCTGGGCGCACAGCGGCGCGTTCGCGGCCCGCCGGGCGGCCACGTCGATGGTCCGCCGGTCCGCCTGCGCCGGGTTGGTGCGTTCCAGCCAGGTCGGCACGAACGCGCCCTGATCGAGACCGTTCTGGTTCGCCAGCGTCCGCTGGGTAAAGAAGCCGAACAACGACTCACCGACGTAGAACGGCTCGCCGTCACGGTCATCGCCGTCACGGCCGGACCCGTGCGATCCGGATCCGTCGACCGGCACGAGGAACAGCTCGTACTGGAAGTTCTGCAGGATCGCGCCGCTGAGCACGGTCGTGGACAGCAGGGTCGAACGCTGCCGGATGGTGCGTCCCGCCAGGTCCACCTCGCGCCGGACGGTCGCCGTGCCGTCGAGGTTGCGCAGGACGTAGTCGTTGGCCGGGTCGGTCAGGGTCGCACCCAGGTAGTAGCCCAGCAGGAGCGCCGACTGTAGCGATGTCTCCATGTGCACGATGTTCGGCATCGTCGGGTTGGGGCTGTCGGTGTAGTACCAGGAGTCCGCCGGCGAGTCGTACTCGGTGATCATCGACGCGCCGCCGCTGAGCTGACCGCGCGCGCCGTCCACCCGCATGACCCGGTCCACCAGCCGCAGGCCGCCGCCGGGCAGCCGGCAGACCGTCCGGCCCGCGGCGGAGGCGAACTCGGGACCGAGCGCGATGGCGAGGTCGCCGCGCGCCGCGTGGAACATCTGCAGCTCACCGAGCAGCGCCGACTCTCCGGTCGCGCCCACGCGGCCGAGGAAGGCCGGCAGGACGCCGCCGTGCGCCGGACCCACGGGGGTGCCCGGACGTTCCCGCACGGCCAGGGCGATCCCGCGGATCGTGGCGACCGGCCCGTGGGCGTCCCGCAGCTCAATGTCACCGCGCAGCCAGGGCCGCGGCACCAGGTCGATGTCGGTGACGGTCAGCACGAGCTCCAGACCGGCCTCGACGGCCGGCCCGGCACCGTGGCCGGGCGCGTGGATCTCGATCGACAGCCGGCCGAGCCCGTCGGGGAGTTCCAGCCGCTCGTCGGGCAGCGCGACGTCGAGGTGCGCATCCGCGATCACCAGGTGCAGACCGGCGGCCATCGCGAACACACTCACCGCCTGCCAGGAGGCGGTGAGCGCCGCGATGGCCAGGTGGGTCGGATCGGGCTGCCCGTCGTGCTCCACGCGGCCGGTCAGCCGGCTCACCGAGGCCCGCAACTGGCCCCGGCCGGCCGCGCCGCCCCGCGGCGCGAGCTCCGGCACGGCGGCCAGCGGACCGCCGGGGGCGAGCCGCACCGACGGGTTCACCCCCCGCTGGTCGTAGCGGGCGCCGAAGACGCCGGCAACGTCACCGCGCGTCAGCCGGTCCAGGTCACCGGCGTCGAGGGTGGTGCGGGTGGTACGGCCGGGCAGTTTGAACGCGTCCTCCGTCCAGCCGCGCGCGCCCCGGGAGCCGGAGGCAGCACCCACCGGCTCCAGGGCGGCGAAACCGGGCGGGTTCCCCGGCGCTTCGATGCCGGCGAACCCGGCAGCCCCGGCGAGACCGCCATGGCTCGCGCCGTCCCGCGCGAGCCACCGGAACACCCCGCCGAGGACCTCCAGGAGCACGTCGGGGCCGCGGGTGACCCGCAGCGCAAGTGTGACCTCCGCCGTGGCCGGGTCGAACCCGCCGGGGGCCCCGATGCGGGTGGTGGCCTGAACACGCAGCTCGTCCCCGACCCGGGGCAGCGGTCCGCTGGTCACCAGAGCCGCCCGGGTCAGCACCCAGTGCCCCCCTCCCCGGGGTGCCAGGTGCGCCGACCCGCGCAACACCTCGTCCAGGGCCTGGCGGACCACGGCGGGCAGCGACACCCAACCGTCGATCGCCGCGGCGTCCCGGGCCACGACGGTGACATCCACCGTCAGCTCGGCAGGCGCCGTGATCTCGACGGGGGCGATCGCGGGAGCGGGCCGCGGCGGAGTGCCGGGCGCCGAGGCACCCGCGTGCCCGGGGAGCCCCGTATCGTGGCAGGCCGGCCGGTCCACCGCCGGGGTGCCCCATCCCGGCCCACCCCGACCACGATCACCCACGGCGGCCGGAATCCGGCCGCCGGGCGGTGCGATGGCGGCCATCGCGGCCAGCGCCCGGTCGGCCAGGGCGGCCTGCGTGCGCATCGCCGAGGCGTGGGCCGCGACCACCGAGGCCCGCAGCCGACGCAGGGTGGCCGTGGCGTCGTCGACAGCCGGGGCGGCTGCCGTACCCACAGCAGCCGTGTGGCCCACGCCGCTCAGGACGTCCGCGCCGCGGGTGGCTGCCGTGATCTCCCTGCCCCCGTCGGCGTTGTCCTCCTCGCCCCCCTCGACATCGCCCCCCTCGACGTCGCCCCCCTCGACGTCGTCAGGGCGGTGGGTGCCGCCGGGCCGCGCCTCGAACTCCGGGCCGGCCTGCATCGCCGCCCAGACGGCGGCGTCG
Coding sequences within:
- the accA gene encoding acetyl-CoA carboxylase carboxyl transferase subunit alpha, which codes for MTAPTTGATAGTTAPAPVPVPAVEAESTADRLAWHLCGGCRTLLYGKRFLAANRVCPECGWHAPLTAPSRLAQLLDPGWSELATPVPADPDPLRFTDSAPYPDRVRQARERTGLAEAVVCARGRIDGAEVIVAAMDFRFLGGSLGSAVGEAITRAGELALAERTPLVIVTASGGARMQEGLLSLMQMAKTSQMLGRLDEAGVLTVALISDPTFGGVAASFATLCDVIVAEPGARLGFAGPRVIEQTIRQKLPPGFQTAEFLLNHGIVDMIVPRGDLRAALSRLLRVATGVHEVAEGATAEGATAGGGLSDGHDGAERVITEVLHLPVRHPWDAVRQARALGRPTTLDLISLLLDDFNELHGDRASADCPAMVAGLGRLGGVGLAVIGTQKGHTVAELSERNFGMPSPAGYRKAARVMRLAAKLGLPVVTFIDTAGAHPGVEAEERGQSVAIAENLRLMGALPVPVVAVVTGEGGSGGALALAVADRVLMCANAVYSVISPEGCASILWKDATAAPKAAEALRVDARQLLELGIVDGVVPEPDGGAAADPVHAAALVGAALRATLATLGLAGPEELVYRRWLRFRRFGAVAGEPAGASPPGRPGNSEHPGHSEHREQSS
- a CDS encoding PfaD family polyunsaturated fatty acid/polyketide biosynthesis protein; protein product: MVTTTTTVRGAPATPRPGSGGPRLARSAQEIHDLLARLDAPCVVVSEQGGAIAATDDPASLRAAGATVLAVAPPARPERLGAASFLTDYGVRQPYMTGAMANGIASPELVVAMARAGFLATYGAAGVLPDRIDDALGRIRRELGPAPFACNLIHSPNELELERAILAACLRHGVTCVEASAFLELTPQIVAYRAAGLRPGGAGGVHVGHRVVAKVSRGEVAELFLRPAPDALLRPLVADGTLTAEQAALARTVPMADDITVEADSGGHTDRRPLPVLLPEIIAVRDRIAAELGYRRPPRVGAAGGIGTPSAVFAAFALGAAYVVTGSVNQACVESGQSAAARALLAKAGPNDIDMAPASDMFEIGAEVQVLRRGTMFAGRGRRLYDLYRAHDSLDDLSAEDRNWLERSVLRRSVDEVWADTVDYFSRRDPEQIERAQANPKRRMALVFRWYLGLSSGWAISAAPDRITDYQIWCGPSLGAFNTWAAGSYLADVDRRSAVDVAGELMLGAAYTGRAAALRFAGVRLPARAAAYRPPATRESSPAHRYVLTAGAR
- a CDS encoding beta-hydroxydecanoyl-ACP dehydratase, yielding MTITVEATQDGLGFDGEPTDAAVWAAMQAGPEFEARPGGTHRPDDVEGGDVEGGDVEGGEEDNADGGREITAATRGADVLSGVGHTAAVGTAAAPAVDDATATLRRLRASVVAAHASAMRTQAALADRALAAMAAIAPPGGRIPAAVGDRGRGGPGWGTPAVDRPACHDTGLPGHAGASAPGTPPRPAPAIAPVEITAPAELTVDVTVVARDAAAIDGWVSLPAVVRQALDEVLRGSAHLAPRGGGHWVLTRAALVTSGPLPRVGDELRVQATTRIGAPGGFDPATAEVTLALRVTRGPDVLLEVLGGVFRWLARDGASHGGLAGAAGFAGIEAPGNPPGFAALEPVGAASGSRGARGWTEDAFKLPGRTTRTTLDAGDLDRLTRGDVAGVFGARYDQRGVNPSVRLAPGGPLAAVPELAPRGGAAGRGQLRASVSRLTGRVEHDGQPDPTHLAIAALTASWQAVSVFAMAAGLHLVIADAHLDVALPDERLELPDGLGRLSIEIHAPGHGAGPAVEAGLELVLTVTDIDLVPRPWLRGDIELRDAHGPVATIRGIALAVRERPGTPVGPAHGGVLPAFLGRVGATGESALLGELQMFHAARGDLAIALGPEFASAAGRTVCRLPGGGLRLVDRVMRVDGARGQLSGGASMITEYDSPADSWYYTDSPNPTMPNIVHMETSLQSALLLGYYLGATLTDPANDYVLRNLDGTATVRREVDLAGRTIRQRSTLLSTTVLSGAILQNFQYELFLVPVDGSGSHGSGRDGDDRDGEPFYVGESLFGFFTQRTLANQNGLDQGAFVPTWLERTNPAQADRRTIDVAARRAANAPLCAQGAMALLDQITVVDGGGDFGRGYLHAVRPTSPDDWFFARHFWLDPVMPGSLGVEAVIQALQEWMVQEGLTDDLVEPVFVVPAGLPMSWRYRGQIRPDDGEMTLEVHIKDVRRDGARARVVADASVWKPGMRIYGLTDIAAEARGRGAQSW